From a single Bacillus pseudomycoides DSM 12442 genomic region:
- a CDS encoding MFS transporter, with the protein MSEPFISQQVQPKYTSMSLFKNRAFLFLWLSSTSSFLALSTYLFAEQWYVIRSLGQESTLGIVMMVTLIPRVLLMTVGGVWADRFKRSKIMLVSSFTRFLLVFVMITLLHLHLLNLWSLLFFALLFGILDAFFSPANQSLLPLLVPKEMLTRSNSFIQTSNQVAMFAGPMIGGWIITVSSFSVLFLFVACFLLITSAFTLCIKEKNSSPSSKQASTRQELLEGFQYVWNMPFLKSILFILMTINVLFFGPLLMGIPLLASEVLHGKAVEVSFLQSSYQGGMLGGALLIGLLNIRKNRGLSILILISFLGIFLSLLGQMYVLWQGILLLVMMGFMSSMINVPLVSIIQENSETDKLGRVMSFVNASSNGLVPLSYAFVSICLTFGTSISNILLCCGLLITILSILFITKYKIVRDTN; encoded by the coding sequence TTGAGTGAGCCGTTTATATCACAACAAGTTCAACCTAAGTATACAAGCATGTCATTATTTAAAAATCGTGCATTCTTATTTCTTTGGTTATCTAGTACCTCTTCTTTTCTTGCTCTTTCAACCTACCTATTTGCAGAGCAATGGTATGTTATTCGATCTTTAGGTCAGGAATCAACACTTGGGATTGTCATGATGGTAACTCTAATCCCGCGAGTCCTCCTAATGACTGTTGGAGGTGTATGGGCAGATCGCTTTAAACGTTCAAAAATTATGTTGGTTTCTAGCTTCACGCGTTTTTTACTGGTTTTTGTAATGATTACTTTATTACATTTACATCTATTAAATTTATGGTCGTTACTGTTTTTTGCACTACTATTTGGAATTCTGGATGCTTTCTTTTCACCAGCGAATCAGTCTCTTCTTCCTCTTCTAGTCCCAAAAGAGATGTTAACTCGATCTAATTCCTTTATTCAAACTTCCAATCAAGTTGCAATGTTTGCCGGACCAATGATAGGCGGCTGGATTATTACAGTTAGTTCTTTCTCGGTTTTATTTCTCTTCGTTGCTTGCTTTTTATTAATTACATCCGCTTTCACTTTATGTATTAAAGAAAAAAATTCTTCACCGTCTTCTAAGCAAGCATCTACCAGACAAGAGCTATTAGAAGGTTTTCAATATGTATGGAACATGCCTTTTTTAAAATCTATACTTTTTATTTTAATGACAATAAACGTCCTCTTCTTTGGCCCTTTACTTATGGGAATTCCATTATTAGCGAGCGAGGTATTACATGGAAAGGCAGTTGAGGTAAGTTTTTTACAAAGCTCTTATCAAGGAGGAATGCTAGGAGGCGCTTTATTGATTGGGCTTTTAAATATTAGGAAAAATAGAGGTCTTTCTATTCTAATACTTATTTCTTTTCTTGGTATTTTTCTTTCTCTCCTTGGTCAAATGTATGTTTTATGGCAAGGAATCCTTTTACTTGTGATGATGGGTTTCATGTCTTCTATGATTAATGTACCACTGGTGTCTATTATTCAAGAAAACAGTGAAACAGATAAGCTAGGGAGAGTTATGAGTTTCGTAAATGCCTCTTCGAACGGTTTAGTTCCGCTATCTTATGCTTTTGTATCTATATGCTTAACATTTGGCACTTCTATATCTAACATTCTACTATGTTGTGGCCTACTCATAACTATCTTATCCATTCTTTTTATAACAAAATATAAAATTGTACGTGATACAAATTAA
- a CDS encoding ArsR/SmtB family transcription factor → MKQKAISIIETYEQLKVISDPLRTKMLIYLVEKPYTGHQLAQLLNLSRAKILYHLRELEKHNIIQLVKKEEQGGNILKYYQAVSRGFIPANHLLHYIESQQATRQSYLEVLHRAQTRVLTAPDTSFDLTSSHVEDWPSISMQTEFSLTEEQFIKFLNQYRNLVKETLAASTETDTNKNFYVTITGFEIDQLLFNEDL, encoded by the coding sequence ATGAAACAAAAAGCCATTTCCATTATCGAAACATATGAACAATTAAAAGTAATAAGCGATCCATTACGTACAAAAATGCTTATATACTTAGTCGAAAAGCCATATACAGGTCATCAACTTGCTCAGCTTTTAAATCTTTCTCGCGCAAAAATACTCTATCACCTCCGCGAACTAGAAAAACACAACATCATTCAATTAGTAAAAAAAGAAGAACAGGGAGGGAATATTTTAAAGTACTATCAGGCTGTTTCGCGTGGCTTTATTCCTGCAAATCACTTACTTCACTACATTGAATCGCAACAGGCAACAAGACAATCCTATTTAGAAGTATTACATCGTGCACAAACAAGAGTATTAACTGCTCCAGATACCTCATTCGATTTAACATCTTCCCATGTTGAAGATTGGCCAAGTATCTCGATGCAAACAGAATTCTCATTAACAGAAGAACAATTTATAAAGTTTTTAAATCAGTATAGAAACCTTGTTAAAGAAACTTTAGCAGCTTCCACAGAAACTGATACTAATAAAAACTTTTATGTTACAATCACAGGTTTTGAAATTGATCAACTGCTCTTTAACGAAGATTTATAA
- a CDS encoding peptidoglycan recognition protein family protein has protein sequence PFTEWIVPVGNDNIRPQNYMSPKYITIHETDNTSVGAGARNHAQYLYNQAVGNTDRTASWHFTVDDKEIYQHLPLNENGWHAGDGDGPGNRQSIAIEIAVNRDGNYSKAVNNAKKLVAYLMKETGVPLNNIVKHQRWSGKNCPANMINNGLWDSFVNGVEGYYNNLSQPTDDIITGWQQIDGK, from the coding sequence CCCATTCACTGAATGGATTGTTCCAGTAGGTAACGATAATATTCGTCCTCAAAACTACATGAGTCCAAAGTATATTACAATTCATGAGACTGATAATACAAGTGTAGGAGCAGGTGCTAGAAACCACGCTCAATATCTATATAACCAAGCAGTAGGGAACACAGACCGAACTGCATCATGGCACTTTACAGTAGACGATAAAGAGATTTATCAACACTTACCATTAAACGAGAACGGGTGGCACGCAGGAGACGGTGATGGTCCAGGTAATAGACAATCTATTGCAATTGAAATCGCAGTTAACAGAGACGGTAACTACAGTAAAGCAGTAAATAACGCTAAGAAACTTGTAGCTTATTTAATGAAAGAAACGGGTGTACCGTTAAATAATATCGTAAAACACCAAAGATGGAGTGGTAAAAACTGTCCTGCTAACATGATTAATAATGGACTATGGGATTCATTCGTAAATGGTGTTGAGGGGTATTATAATAACCTTTCTCAACCAACAGACGACATTATAACAGGCTGGCAACAAATTGATGGCAAGT
- a CDS encoding carboxymuconolactone decarboxylase family protein, producing the protein MEFEGRNTTESALLQYKHGLGLFTEKMPKLAEQFNSFTEECFKEGTLSKKVKQLVALGISLYSQDEYCIIYHTKGCIDQGASEQEILEIIGVTAAFGGGATMSQAVTLVQECMQELNELKQ; encoded by the coding sequence ATGGAATTTGAAGGTAGAAATACTACTGAATCTGCACTTCTTCAATATAAACATGGGTTGGGTTTATTTACGGAAAAAATGCCAAAACTGGCTGAACAGTTTAATTCTTTTACAGAGGAATGCTTTAAAGAAGGTACATTATCAAAAAAAGTAAAACAATTGGTTGCTTTAGGGATAAGCCTTTACTCTCAGGATGAGTATTGCATTATTTATCACACTAAAGGATGTATAGATCAAGGAGCTTCAGAGCAGGAAATTCTTGAGATCATTGGCGTAACAGCTGCATTTGGCGGGGGAGCTACCATGAGTCAGGCGGTCACACTTGTTCAAGAATGTATGCAAGAGTTAAATGAATTAAAGCAGTGA
- a CDS encoding TetR/AcrR family transcriptional regulator produces MILEQKQRPLGRPPQNKNTKSTKDKIVDIATKLFLSKGYQIVSMEDVAKECDVTKATVYYYYATKADLFTDTMIQMMARIRDNMHKILSTSKPLKERLLDVAKVHLTATLNIDIKSFMKDAKISLSENHLIQMQKAEDKMYEVLDQAIHKAMQKGEIPKGHSLLSTHAFVALLYLGDYKDVNQKPLIANIDDLAVSIVDFYWNGLGH; encoded by the coding sequence ATGATATTGGAACAAAAACAACGTCCTTTAGGAAGACCACCTCAAAATAAAAATACAAAATCTACAAAAGATAAAATTGTTGATATTGCTACAAAGCTGTTTTTAAGTAAAGGTTATCAAATTGTCTCTATGGAAGATGTTGCAAAAGAGTGCGATGTAACAAAGGCAACTGTTTATTATTACTATGCTACAAAAGCTGATCTTTTTACGGATACAATGATTCAAATGATGGCACGCATTAGAGATAATATGCATAAAATTCTTTCAACAAGTAAGCCGCTTAAGGAGCGATTACTTGATGTTGCAAAAGTTCATTTAACCGCAACACTGAACATTGATATCAAGAGTTTCATGAAAGATGCAAAAATATCTCTTTCAGAGAATCACTTAATACAAATGCAAAAAGCTGAAGATAAAATGTACGAAGTATTGGATCAAGCAATACACAAAGCGATGCAAAAAGGTGAAATCCCTAAAGGGCACTCGCTTTTAAGTACTCATGCCTTTGTTGCTTTGCTATACTTAGGTGATTACAAAGATGTAAATCAAAAGCCACTGATTGCCAATATAGATGATTTAGCTGTAAGCATTGTAGATTTTTATTGGAATGGATTGGGACATTAA
- a CDS encoding DUF4021 family protein, with translation MNFPHSKKEKSNNSKNLKSDTIKTGLQPVEQAMNGLYGMPETDIEDKEHQKPEI, from the coding sequence ATGAATTTTCCACATTCTAAAAAAGAAAAGAGTAACAACTCAAAAAACTTAAAATCTGATACTATTAAAACTGGACTTCAACCAGTAGAACAAGCCATGAATGGATTGTACGGAATGCCAGAAACTGATATTGAAGACAAAGAACACCAAAAACCGGAAATTTGA
- a CDS encoding transcriptional regulator SplA, whose product MELFNEDKTYHAGDIVYVFYRNPHTQDVANIQAAAVVNNPENPNELALFLYETYYPLSNEMAVYSTEEEANQAYNYYYGDALEGILE is encoded by the coding sequence ATGGAACTGTTTAACGAAGACAAAACTTATCATGCTGGAGATATTGTCTATGTTTTTTACCGAAACCCCCACACCCAGGATGTAGCAAATATACAAGCAGCAGCCGTTGTAAATAACCCTGAAAATCCAAATGAATTAGCTTTATTTCTTTATGAAACTTATTATCCATTATCAAATGAAATGGCTGTTTATTCTACAGAAGAAGAGGCAAATCAAGCTTACAATTACTATTATGGAGATGCTTTAGAGGGGATATTAGAATGA
- the splB gene encoding spore photoproduct lyase, producing MNNPFIPKLVYFEPNALDYPLGRELQEKFKKMDVEIRYTTSHNQVRDLPGENDFQKYRVAKSTLVVGVRKTLKFDTSKPSAEYAIPFATGCMGHCHYCYLQTTMGSKPYIRTYVNVAEILEAADKYIEKRAPELTRFEASCTSDIVGIDHLTQTLKHAIEHFGESEYGKLRFVTKFHHVDHLLDAKHNGKTRFRFSVNADYVIKNFEPGTSPLAKRIEAAGKVARAGYPLGFIVAPIYLHEGWQDGYYHMFERLDAELPLDARDDITFEFIQHRFTKPAKRVIEKNYPMTKLELDEEKRRYKWGKYGIGKYIYQKEEEEDIKSYLYSYMEKFFPNAKLEYFT from the coding sequence ATGAATAATCCATTTATACCTAAGCTAGTATACTTTGAACCAAATGCATTAGATTATCCGTTAGGAAGAGAACTTCAAGAAAAATTCAAAAAAATGGATGTAGAAATTCGGTATACCACCTCACATAACCAAGTGAGAGATCTTCCAGGAGAAAATGATTTTCAAAAGTACAGGGTAGCAAAATCTACCCTTGTCGTTGGTGTGAGAAAGACACTAAAGTTTGACACCTCAAAGCCTTCAGCTGAGTATGCTATTCCCTTTGCAACAGGGTGTATGGGCCATTGTCATTATTGCTATTTACAAACAACGATGGGTAGTAAACCATATATCCGTACTTATGTAAATGTGGCCGAAATTCTTGAGGCTGCTGACAAATATATCGAGAAACGAGCACCTGAACTGACAAGATTTGAAGCATCCTGTACATCTGATATTGTAGGGATTGATCACTTAACTCAAACTCTTAAGCACGCAATAGAGCATTTTGGAGAATCCGAGTATGGAAAATTGAGGTTTGTTACTAAATTTCATCATGTAGATCACTTACTTGATGCAAAACATAACGGGAAAACAAGATTTCGGTTTAGTGTAAACGCTGACTATGTTATTAAAAATTTTGAGCCCGGCACCTCTCCCCTAGCAAAACGGATTGAGGCCGCTGGAAAAGTAGCAAGAGCCGGGTATCCACTTGGGTTCATTGTGGCCCCTATTTATCTGCATGAAGGTTGGCAGGATGGGTACTATCATATGTTTGAACGTCTTGATGCTGAATTACCACTTGATGCACGTGATGATATCACATTTGAATTTATTCAACATCGATTTACAAAGCCTGCCAAACGAGTAATTGAAAAAAATTATCCCATGACAAAATTAGAATTAGATGAAGAGAAAAGAAGATATAAATGGGGGAAATATGGAATTGGAAAATATATTTATCAAAAAGAAGAAGAAGAAGATATAAAAAGTTATCTTTATTCTTATATGGAGAAATTCTTTCCCAATGCAAAATTAGAATATTTCACATAG
- a CDS encoding tyrosine-type recombinase/integrase → MKFEINTLHKDSSLEIIEKQKQEFANIIAIWNEDILKQAEQRKENNEREDKQTYDSFSDEEILYYYLNRQTHFDKEKRIKDNSRVLYARDLSQFYFFVTKSTEFLQQDVKDYEDDRIWRNLRKRHIRNYQRWLSEEAVSYQSKEKYKASTISRKLGVIRSYLKWLYEIQYIQEPLHVEILSTTVNKHHKPKRELSYEEVKQLLHYYKDNEINYALLSVLATTGLRVAEVAHAKWEDLEYDDIRGRYYLTVDTKGDDERIVSINKEIFNRIVAFRIRRRLPINIGNKNGGTIFQTKNHSAYRENYLSQYVSKVIKDTKLAFTENIRITPHFFRHFYVQYLYDYKGLAPHIIAAAVGHKNDRTTKENYLKQRLTKDNDAGNLISEDEF, encoded by the coding sequence ATGAAATTTGAAATAAATACACTACATAAGGATAGTTCTTTAGAAATTATTGAAAAACAAAAACAAGAATTTGCAAATATAATTGCAATTTGGAATGAAGATATTCTAAAACAAGCGGAGCAAAGAAAAGAAAACAATGAACGAGAAGATAAACAAACATATGATAGTTTTTCTGATGAAGAAATACTGTACTACTATTTAAACCGACAAACTCATTTTGATAAGGAAAAACGGATAAAGGATAATTCACGTGTTTTATATGCACGTGATCTAAGTCAATTCTATTTCTTTGTTACAAAAAGCACAGAATTTCTGCAACAAGATGTAAAAGACTACGAAGATGATCGTATATGGAGGAATCTACGAAAACGTCATATCCGTAACTATCAGAGGTGGTTGTCGGAGGAGGCTGTTTCCTATCAATCCAAAGAGAAATACAAAGCATCTACGATTAGTCGGAAACTTGGTGTGATCCGTTCGTATTTGAAATGGCTATATGAAATTCAATATATCCAGGAACCTCTTCATGTGGAAATTCTAAGTACGACCGTTAATAAACACCATAAACCAAAACGCGAGTTATCATATGAGGAAGTGAAGCAGTTGCTTCATTACTATAAGGATAATGAGATCAATTACGCTTTATTATCGGTCCTAGCTACTACAGGGTTACGTGTTGCAGAAGTTGCGCATGCAAAGTGGGAAGATCTTGAGTATGACGATATACGTGGACGTTATTATTTAACAGTAGATACAAAGGGGGATGATGAACGGATTGTTTCTATTAATAAGGAGATTTTTAATCGTATTGTTGCATTTCGAATCCGGAGAAGGTTACCTATAAACATTGGGAATAAAAATGGTGGGACTATATTTCAAACAAAGAACCATTCAGCTTATAGAGAGAATTACTTGTCACAATATGTTTCTAAAGTCATTAAGGATACCAAGTTAGCCTTTACAGAGAATATAAGAATTACCCCTCACTTCTTTAGACATTTTTATGTACAGTACTTATATGATTACAAGGGGCTTGCACCTCATATAATCGCAGCTGCAGTTGGTCATAAAAATGATAGAACTACAAAAGAAAATTATTTGAAACAACGATTAACGAAAGATAATGATGCTGGAAATCTAATTTCGGAAGATGAATTCTAA
- a CDS encoding Rpn family recombination-promoting nuclease/putative transposase produces MSYVHKLSILDVSATLDTGTNVNVEILLNNNHDMIKRSLYYWGKLYTSQLQKGMPYSSLHKTITINLLNFVMFPEYDEFHTTGILRNRQQQRMLSDDIEVHVVEIPKLMQQWREEKVNPWEDSFVRWLLLLPANEDEHLTQTLEDIAMNQDPILQKAMNKWERMSQDSSFRQAYEAREKALMDEAAKFAHAHNEGKKEGLQEGIEQGVQQGKIQMIKGMNELGVPVETIAKASNLSVEEIERILEQKS; encoded by the coding sequence ATATCTTACGTACATAAATTGTCCATTCTAGATGTTTCAGCTACATTAGATACGGGTACAAATGTAAATGTAGAAATTCTGCTCAATAATAATCACGATATGATTAAACGTAGTTTGTATTATTGGGGAAAGCTATACACATCTCAATTACAAAAAGGAATGCCTTATAGTTCACTTCATAAAACCATTACCATAAACTTATTAAATTTCGTCATGTTCCCAGAATATGATGAGTTTCATACAACAGGAATACTCCGGAATAGACAACAACAAAGAATGTTGAGCGATGATATAGAGGTGCACGTTGTAGAGATTCCAAAGCTAATGCAACAATGGCGCGAAGAAAAAGTAAATCCGTGGGAGGATTCGTTTGTACGCTGGTTACTATTATTGCCAGCAAATGAAGATGAACACCTTACACAAACATTGGAGGACATTGCGATGAACCAAGATCCGATTTTACAAAAAGCAATGAATAAGTGGGAACGTATGAGTCAAGATTCTTCTTTCCGTCAAGCATATGAAGCAAGGGAAAAAGCTTTAATGGATGAGGCTGCAAAGTTTGCGCATGCACATAATGAAGGAAAAAAAGAAGGACTTCAAGAAGGAATAGAACAAGGTGTACAACAAGGGAAAATACAAATGATTAAAGGTATGAATGAACTTGGAGTTCCAGTTGAAACAATTGCAAAAGCAAGTAATTTAAGTGTAGAAGAAATTGAACGTATTTTAGAACAAAAATCATAA
- a CDS encoding transposase, which yields MGKIKRTYDETFKKKAIDLYFKEGMGHTKIGKELGIDEKNVRRWVKRFKDEGIKGLEEKRGKATGGKKGRPRNCPKDPTERIKYLETENEMLKKLLGM from the coding sequence ATGGGGAAAATTAAAAGAACATATGATGAAACATTTAAGAAAAAAGCGATAGATTTATATTTTAAAGAAGGCATGGGGCATACCAAAATAGGAAAAGAATTAGGCATTGATGAAAAAAACGTACGTAGATGGGTAAAACGTTTCAAAGACGAGGGAATCAAAGGTTTAGAAGAAAAACGTGGAAAGGCTACTGGAGGAAAAAAAGGGAGACCTAGAAATTGTCCAAAGGATCCTACAGAAAGAATCAAATACCTAGAAACAGAGAACGAAATGCTAAAAAAGCTATTGGGAATGTAA
- a CDS encoding IS3 family transposase: protein MKAVPAYKKYEVIQEMSKGMRSIQLLCKIAEVSRSGYYKWLKRQSNPSPKEIEDGKIKEKIMECYKQVKGIYGYRRITVWLRMKHELIVNHKRVQRLMNRMKLRAIIRKKRPYFVSKEACVVSKNYLNRDFKAVQPNEKWVTDITYLIFNGKKLYLSAIKDLYNNEIVAYHISHRHDIQLVIDTLNKAKKRRDVQGILLHSDQGFQYTSRQYNDFLKKHKMKANMSRKANCWDNACMENFFSHFKAECFNLSSFRSVEEVKLAVHKYIHFYNYHRFQKKLKNLSPYEYRTQAS, encoded by the coding sequence ATGAAAGCTGTACCGGCATACAAAAAATATGAGGTGATACAAGAAATGTCCAAAGGTATGCGTTCAATACAGCTACTATGTAAAATTGCGGAAGTATCTAGAAGCGGATACTACAAGTGGTTAAAAAGACAAAGCAATCCTTCTCCGAAGGAGATAGAAGATGGAAAAATAAAAGAAAAAATTATGGAATGTTATAAACAAGTGAAGGGTATCTATGGATATCGAAGAATAACTGTGTGGTTAAGGATGAAACACGAGCTCATTGTAAATCATAAGCGAGTTCAAAGGCTAATGAATAGGATGAAGCTTCGAGCGATTATCAGAAAAAAACGACCTTATTTTGTATCAAAAGAAGCATGTGTAGTCTCAAAGAATTACTTAAATCGAGATTTCAAAGCTGTACAACCAAATGAAAAATGGGTAACAGATATTACGTATCTTATTTTCAATGGGAAAAAGCTATATCTGTCTGCCATAAAGGACCTTTATAATAATGAAATTGTGGCTTATCATATTAGCCATCGTCATGATATACAGTTAGTTATTGATACGCTAAACAAGGCCAAAAAACGACGAGACGTACAAGGGATTCTTTTACATAGTGATCAAGGTTTCCAGTATACTTCACGCCAATATAATGATTTCCTAAAAAAACATAAGATGAAAGCTAATATGTCTAGAAAGGCGAATTGTTGGGACAATGCTTGTATGGAGAATTTCTTCAGTCATTTCAAAGCGGAATGTTTTAATCTGAGTTCATTTCGTTCAGTAGAAGAAGTTAAACTTGCCGTACATAAATATATTCATTTTTATAACTATCATCGTTTTCAAAAGAAATTAAAAAACCTGAGTCCATACGAATATCGAACTCAGGCTTCTTAA
- a CDS encoding helix-turn-helix domain-containing protein, with protein MNELGKRINKLRVEKGMTLVELAGNKMSKGMLSMIENGHSNPSMDSLKFIAHQLGCDPQYLLGSSTSDELKHLFNKVEEAFEKNNDEQIINLTQDMLDQQFPISFESARILEISGRVVMKSEQKRGEILIERAVAIYERLSLYSHCVAAKVYMVEYRAKEGNYHDALIMLRNIRKEYHEKATVIDMVVEIEANYIEMVLHFGIGDYKSGKSKLNQLIELSKRKMVFYKMDNIFRIAAFQALLHNNENDYAYFIEKSEQFAVFSENDESLAFTLLLQAHYHNQTSEDYEQALYYLDRFATLVKGNLGSDYYYLEKGKVLLGKGHVKEALETFEQFKMPNTTIYPLELCILYTADAYRANCLLQLGRIEEALIYAQRAASKIDSLPQTPYQGFIRNTLELVNKTYNKNE; from the coding sequence ATGAATGAGCTAGGAAAACGAATAAATAAATTAAGAGTAGAAAAAGGTATGACACTTGTAGAGTTAGCTGGTAATAAAATGTCAAAAGGGATGTTGAGCATGATTGAAAATGGGCATTCGAACCCTTCGATGGATAGTTTGAAATTTATCGCGCACCAGTTGGGCTGCGATCCTCAATATTTATTAGGGAGCTCTACATCCGATGAGCTAAAGCACTTATTTAATAAAGTAGAGGAAGCGTTTGAAAAAAATAATGATGAACAGATAATTAATTTGACACAAGACATGTTGGACCAACAGTTTCCCATTTCATTTGAATCTGCTAGGATATTAGAGATTTCTGGAAGGGTAGTTATGAAGTCCGAGCAAAAACGTGGAGAGATATTGATAGAACGAGCAGTAGCAATCTATGAGCGGTTATCCCTTTATAGCCACTGCGTGGCTGCTAAAGTATATATGGTAGAATACCGTGCAAAAGAGGGTAATTACCATGATGCACTGATAATGTTACGAAATATAAGAAAAGAGTATCATGAAAAAGCAACAGTGATTGATATGGTCGTTGAAATAGAAGCGAATTACATTGAAATGGTCTTACACTTCGGGATAGGTGACTATAAATCAGGAAAGAGTAAGCTTAATCAATTAATTGAACTATCTAAGAGGAAAATGGTCTTTTATAAGATGGATAATATCTTCCGAATTGCAGCGTTTCAAGCCCTTCTTCATAACAATGAAAATGATTATGCTTATTTTATCGAGAAGTCAGAACAGTTTGCTGTTTTTAGTGAAAATGATGAATCTCTAGCTTTTACACTGTTACTTCAAGCACATTATCATAATCAAACATCAGAGGATTATGAACAGGCCCTTTATTACTTAGATAGGTTTGCTACCCTAGTAAAGGGGAACCTCGGAAGTGACTATTATTATCTTGAAAAAGGTAAAGTATTATTAGGAAAAGGACATGTAAAAGAAGCACTTGAAACATTTGAGCAATTTAAGATGCCAAATACGACTATTTACCCACTTGAATTATGTATTCTCTACACTGCAGATGCATATAGAGCAAATTGTCTTTTACAACTAGGAAGAATAGAGGAAGCACTTATCTATGCGCAGAGAGCAGCTAGTAAAATAGATTCGCTACCTCAAACGCCTTATCAAGGTTTTATAAGAAACACCTTAGAGTTAGTGAATAAAACCTATAATAAAAATGAATAG
- a CDS encoding alpha/beta fold hydrolase yields the protein MDKKKKGELDMSEFIANETGQKLDIGGIELYYELLGGNNEGPTLVFDAGYGATLESWNPIKDDISKFSKMFIYDRAGIGKSEMNERPRHSQQSVENLRILLNKAGIKPPYVLVGHSFGGLNTRLFASTYPEEVVGVVLLDSTHEDQNRILPSLFTKEVQAAYYNQFTLEGSLNEVEESLEQIRTSKSLGNIPLIVVTGGLQPFHTVESMATWMKFQGELANLSTNKKHIVVEDAGHAIHIDQPQVVVGVIRDILDMVKNKNKNKHSTL from the coding sequence ATGGATAAAAAGAAAAAGGGAGAATTGGATATGAGTGAATTTATTGCGAATGAAACAGGACAAAAATTAGATATAGGTGGTATTGAATTATACTATGAATTGTTAGGGGGAAATAATGAAGGTCCAACCCTAGTTTTTGATGCTGGATATGGAGCCACTTTAGAAAGCTGGAATCCTATTAAAGATGACATTTCAAAGTTCTCAAAAATGTTTATTTATGATAGAGCTGGTATTGGAAAAAGTGAAATGAATGAAAGACCTCGCCATAGTCAGCAAAGTGTCGAAAATCTACGTATATTACTTAATAAAGCAGGTATAAAACCTCCATATGTATTAGTCGGACACTCATTTGGAGGGTTAAATACAAGATTATTTGCAAGCACATATCCAGAGGAAGTAGTAGGAGTCGTTCTCTTAGACTCAACTCACGAGGATCAAAACAGAATATTGCCCTCTTTATTTACAAAAGAAGTTCAGGCGGCTTATTATAATCAATTTACTTTGGAAGGTTCTCTTAATGAAGTGGAAGAAAGCTTAGAACAAATTCGTACTTCTAAATCACTTGGAAACATTCCACTCATTGTTGTAACAGGGGGGCTGCAGCCTTTTCATACAGTGGAGTCTATGGCTACTTGGATGAAATTCCAGGGAGAGCTTGCTAACTTGTCGACTAATAAAAAACATATTGTTGTTGAAGATGCTGGACACGCAATACATATTGATCAACCTCAAGTTGTTGTTGGTGTAATAAGGGATATATTAGATATGGTAAAAAATAAAAATAAAAATAAACACTCCACTCTGTAA